Genomic segment of Streptomyces sp. NBC_01210:
TCCCGGGTGGCCAGCATGATCCAGCCGTAGGTGCCCTTGGCCATCATCTCGGCGATGGTGCGGCGCTCGTCCTCGGTGACCCCTGGGTCGACGGCCGGCGGCGCCAGAAGGATGGACGTGCCGGGCTGGCCGACGGGGCCGACCGTGATCCAGCGCATCTTGCCCTGTCCGACGTCGCTGCGCACCTCGAAGCCGAGGGTGTCGCGGTAGAAAGCCAGGGACGCGTCCGGGTCGTCATGCGGGAGGAAGCTCGTGTGAATGGTGATATCCATGACGATCACGCTAGCTGCGACTAGGTGACCGGCGCTTCTCGATTCCTGATCGGTCTGGTCACCGCTTTCGCCACACACGGCGGCATCCCCGCCGCAGCGCCTGTAGCGCGGCGCCGGTAGGCGCTGGGCGACATGCCCACCAGCTCGGTGAAGCGGGTACTGAAGGTGCCCAGCGATGAGCAGCCGACCGCGAAGCAGACCTCGGTGACGCTGAGGTCGCCACGACGCAGCAGCGCCGTCGCGCGCTCGATACGCCGCGTCATCAGATACGCGTACGGCGCCTCGCCGTAGGCCAGCCGGAACTGGCGGCTGAGGTGCCCGGCCGACATGTGCACGCCGCGGGCAAGCGCCTCGACGTTCAGCGGCTGCGCGTACTCCCGGTCGATCCGGTCGCGGACGCGGCGCAGCCGCGCGAGGTCGCTCAAGCGCTGCGCCGCGGCGGGTCTGCTGGTCACCTGCTCGATCGTGCCACGTCGCGCCGGAGTTGCCCAGCGCTGTCGGCGTCCCACCCCACTCCTCGTCCGCTCTGGCCCGGTCTGCTCCGCTCACGCCCTCGACCTGCTCAGGCCCTGAGGTATTCGGCCTTCGCCGCGTCAACCCAGTGGTCCCCGGTAAGCAGGTCACGGTCCGCTCACCAGGGATCGCCATGCACAAAACACCGCACCGTCAGCGAAGGGAAGGCGTCATACCCGCAGCGGGGTCGGCCCGGAGGATGGCCTCCTGTGCGAGGCGCAGCGGCGGGCCCGGCTCGATCCCCAGTTCTTCCCTGATGATCTGCCGGACCCTGCGGTACACGCCCAGCGCATCGCCCTGCCTGCCCACCCGGTAGAGCGCCACCATCAGCTGCCGGTAGAAGGGCTCCCGCAGCGGATGCTGGACCACCAGGCCCTTGAGTTCCTCGATCACGGCGTAGTGGCGGCCGAGAGCCAGGGCGGATTCGATATTCAACTCGATGCAATTGAGCCGTTTTTCCTCCTCGACGGCGGCAAACGAGTTGATCTCCAGAGATCCTGCAATACCGTCCAGGACAGGCCCCCGCCACATGGCGAGGGCCTGTCCGAGATGCTCTGATGCGGCCAGATGGTCAGCCGCGAAGTATTGGGATCTGCCGATTTCGTAGAGTTCGTCGAACAGCCGGACGTCGAGCTGCGCCGTACTGACATTGAGAATGTAACCGGGCGACACCGTAATAATCGGCGAGATCCTTCCGGGTTCGCTCAGGAGTTTCCGTAATTGCGACACATAGACGCGCAGGCTTGCGGTCGCAGAGCGCGGCGGCTGCTGCTCCCACAACTCCGCGACCAGCTTGTCCCCCGGTACGGTCTCCCCCGCCCGGACGGTCAGGAGGGCCAGCAGTTTGGCGATCTTCGGTGGCGCCGGCGTCAGGTCGACATCGCCACGGGTCACCCTCAGCCGACCGAGCACCTCATAGCGCAGCGGCTGGCCGTTTTGCGCAGAGTGCAGGGACACGTAAACCCCCTGAATGCGTGCCACGCATTCGATAGTTCGGAATCCCCCGTCTACTCCCTGATGTCGCATGGAGTACACGCTTGCCGATAAACACCCTAGCGCGGCCGTCGTTACGTGGTCATTAAAAGGAAGATAACAGCTGAGATGAAGCCCGAATGTCTATTTCCAGCCATTGAACAGCTGGAATTCAATTGTTGAAGCGGCACTGATGGAGCGGCAGAGGCGGCCGGCTCGGGGAATCCCCTGCGCCGGCCGCCTCTCGTCCTTCGTCCCTCGTCCTTGCATGTGTGTCGGATCAGGTGGCTGGTACCCGGTCGGGTGCCAGCGTCTCGGCCAGCCAGGAGAACAGCCGGTCGTGATAGAGACTCATGGCTCCGGAGTGGCAGTGGGCGCCCCCGCCCTCGTCCGCGGTGAAGACATGCAGTGTCTTGGCGCTGTTCAGCCCCGTGTGCACCTTCTTCGCGTGTTCAAGACCGGAGAAGAACATGTCCTCCTCGGCGTCGAGCACCAGCACGGGACAGCGCACCTGTCCCACGACCTCCGAGAGGTTGAAAGCGGGCATACGGCGCAGCAGTTCGGCGGGCGTTTCGGCGCCGAACGTCCACAGTGCCTGGCGCAGCAGCCAGCGAGTGAACGTCTGCTGGATGGCGATCCCGTACATCACGGGATTGGCGAAGTCGTCGCAGCCCTGCTCGACCCACTCCAGTACGAACGGGGGCAGCGCCACGACATCACCGAGCTGCCAGACCGCGTCGTGGGCCACGCAGCCTGCCAGCCGGTGCTCGAACGCCGCGGCGCGTACGGCCAGCAGTCCACCGAGGCTGGTGCCGATCAGCGCCAGACGTCCGGCATCCACCCCCGGCTGAGCCAGCGCGAAGTCCACTGCCGGGGCGACCACGTTCTCCCATTCGGGCCTGAAGGTGAGGCCTTGTTCGCGCAGCACCGACCCCTGTCCCGGCCCTTCGAAGCAGAGACAGTGGTAGCCGCGTGCCACGGCGGCCGCCGCGACGAAGAAGTAGCCCTCCTCGAGTGTGGAGTCGATCCCGCCGTGGTGAATGATGGTGGGCCGTGGCCCGGCGGAGTCGTCGGCCCGGTAGAAGTGGCCCGGCAGCGATCCGTTCTCGTACGGGATACGGACGAACTGCGGTGGGCGTTCCATCAGTTCGGCGGCCTGAGCGAACGTGTCCTTGGAGAGCCGCATCAGCCGGCCGGCCTCGGGGTCGTGGGCGGGGTCGTCGCGCAGGAAGAACTCGGCCGTCCGGTAGTAGTTGTGCGCGCGCAGCAGTGCGGCACGGGCGTCGACGGGCCGCTTCTCACCGAGTGCCGCCGTGCCCAGCCGGTGTACGCGCTCGGCCATGGCGGTCCACTCACGCCGCCAGGCGTCGGTGTCGCCGTCCTGGATGCGCGAGGCGACGGCGATGACCTCGCCGAGCTGTGCACCGCCGAGGTCGGCGTAACCGGCGGCGCGCAATGCCTCATAATCGAAGGCCGGGTCGTCGAAGAGGAATTTCATGGCTGCGGCTCCTGGGTCGAATGTGGTGCTCCAAAGCCCTGGATCGGGCGCGTGGGGTGACCGATCTGTGCGTACGGGGTGGCGCTGGTCCTTCGTGTCGGCGGCGGGTGCCTACCGGGGTTCCGGGCGAGTCCTCGTCCCGTTGAGGAAGGTGTCGACGATCGACTCGGCGAACGCGGCGGACTCCACCGGCCGCTGCCGGAGGATCAGCCGGGAGAGCATCGGTCCGGTGAGCAGCTCGATGGCCTGGTCCACGTCCAGGCCGGGACGCAGCTCTCCGCTGTCCATGCCTTCGCGCAACGCCCGGCGCATAGCGTCCCGCCGCGCGGCGACGACCGAGTTCTCGAACCGCTCCACCAGCTGCGGGCGGCGCACCGCCTCGCCGAGCAGTCCGGCGAGCAGCCGGTGCAGGTTGGTGTCCTGACCCCGGTTCCGGATCTGGTCGACCAGGCTCACCAGCTGGTCCCGCACCGAGAGTCCGTCCAGCGGGGGGATGGGAAGGTCGAGGCTGCTCAGGGCGGCGAGTACCAATTCCTCCTTGTTGCGCCAGCGGCGGTAGATGGTGGCGCGGGCGACCGAGGCCCGCTGCGCCACCAGGTCCATGGACAGTGCGCTGAAGCTGCACCCTTCGCCGAGCAGGCCGAGTGTGCTCTTCAGGATCGCCCGGTCCGCGGCGGGATCGCGCTGGCGACCGCCCCGGGCGGTGCGCACCGGAGCGGCATTCGGCTCGCGCCGGTCCCCCGACGCGGATGCGGGCCGGAGGCCGTCGGGCATATCGCCCTCGGCCTCCGGCTGAACGTGTGCCTCCATTCAGACCTCCGTGGTGTGGTCGGTTCTTACCGCTTCCTGGATGGTCGGGCGGTCCGCACTCCTGCGGGGAGGCAGGAACAGCAGGCTGACAAGGGCGCCGAGAAGGGTGGCTCCAGCGGCGACCAGAGCGGTGACATGCATGGCGGACACGAACGAGTCGACGGCCCCGGCCGCAAGCCCGGACCCGCGCGGGCCGAGCGAATCGGCGACGGTCAGCGTGCTTTCGACGGACTCCTCGGCCTTGTCGCGGACTGCGGCGGGCAGGTCCGCCAGCCGGTCGGCCATCTCGGAGCGGTAGACAGTGGACAGCACCGAGCCCAGCACGGCGACCCCGAGAGCGCCGCCGACCTGGCGGAACGTGGTGTTGACGGCCGAGCCGGTACCCGCTCTCTCCCGCGGCAGGGCGGACATGACGGCGGTCGTGGCGGGTGGCATCACGCACGCGATACCGACGCCCAGGACGAAGAAGACGGATTCGAGCAGCCACAGCTCGGTGTGCTCGTCGATGGTGGCGACGGTGAGAAACGCGAGTGTGGTCAACAGCATGCCGGTGACGCACACCGGGCGGATCCCGATCCGCTCGGCCGCGAGACTGGCCGGCGGGGAGAACGCCAACTGGGCCACGGCCAGGGGCAGCAGGCAGTATCCGGCCTCAAGCGGTGTCCATCCGCGCACACTCTGCAGATAGAAGACGAGGAAGAAGGTCGCACCGAGCAGTGCGAAGAACACAAGGCCGATGACGGATACGGCCGCCGAGAAACGCGGGACGCGGAAGAGGGCGATGTCCAGTGCGGGACGCCGGGTTCGCCGCTCCCAGGCGACGAAGACAGCCAGCACGGTGAGCCCGCCGAACACGGGCCCCCACACCTGGGCCTGCGCCCAGTCGTCCGATTCACCGCCCTTGATGACGCCGTACACCAGCAGGGTCAGGCCGACGACGGACAGGGCGACGCCGGCCGGGTCGAAGCCGCCGCGTCCCGGGTCCCTGGACTCGGGTACGACGACGAGGGCGGCGACGGTTCCTACCGCGACGATCGGGATGTTGATCAGGAAGACCGAGCCCCACCAGAAGTGTTCGAGGAGTGCGCCGCCGGCGATGGGCCCGATGGCGACGGCGAGGCCGGCCGCGCCGGCCCAGATGCCGACGGCCTTGGCGTGCTCCGCGGGTGGGAAGACGTTCATGATGATCGCCAGCGTCGCGGGCATCGCCAGCGCGCCGCCTACACCGAGTCCGGCCCGGGCGACGATCAGCTCGTCGGCGCTGCCCGCGTAGGCGGACCACAGCGAGCAGGCACCGAAGACGACGAGCCCGGCCACCAGCGTGCGCTTGCGGCCCCAGCGGTCGGCGAGCACACCGGTGGTGAAGAGCAGCGCGGCGAAGACGAGCGTGTAGGAGTCGACCAACCACTGCAGCTCGCTCTGCGAGGCGCCCAGGCCGACGGATTCGGGCTGAGCCAGCGTCTTCAGCGCCACGCTCAGTATTGATGTGTCGAGGACCACGAGCAGGAGGCTGACGAGCAGCACGCCCAGGACCCACCAGCGGCGGGCGTCGGGGACGGGGACGGGGACCTGCTCGGCGGTACGGAGTCGGGGCTGTGTTGTCACGGTTTCCGCTCCTCGCAAGAAGAGGGTGCTGCGTGAACTGCCGTCTGGTTCCTTGCAGTTCGACGCTAGGCCCGACTCTCCATCGAGTCAATGCCGTATCGAAACAACGTTGACTCGTATCTGGCCATCAGAGACCGGCCCCCGGTCCGACCGCACATGCGACAACGAAGTGCCGGGCGACGACACCGCTTTGGAAGTGCCAGTCCGGTGCCGCCCGAGAGCGCCAGAGAGTTGTGTCCCGGCCGACCCGGCGCGGCTGAAAATGCACACGCGAGAAGTCCAGCCCCAACCCGATGCCCAGGGCCTTCGCATACGCCTCTTTGAGCGTCCACAGCCGTACGAGCATGCGATTGCGCTCGGCGTACGGGAGCAGCCGCAGCGCGGCGAGCTCCTCCGGGTGGCAGACCTTCTCCGGCAGCCCCGGCGTGAGCAGCAACCGGTCCTGGGCCTCCACGTCCACGCCGATCCGGAACGTGCCTGAGACACCGACCACCAGGAGACCGGCGGTGTGGCTGATGCCCCCGTCGAAGCCCGCCGGCTCGATGACGCCGGGGCGCCCGCGTGCGCCCCGCCCCAGCACCACACCCGCAGGATCGACGCCACCCGCAGCGGCGATCGCCTGACGCAGCAGCAACCGGGACCCGAACAGCCGTGCCCGTAACGTGGGTTCACGCGTCGCCTGATACCTCGGCCAGTCCGCACCGAGCAGTTCGCGTGCCGGTGTGCACGGAGCGGACGCCCAGTCGGCCAGTCGTCCGTGACACACCGCGTACCCCTCGCGCCGCACGTTCTCGCTGACGGCACCCCAGGGCCCTGAATCGGGGAGGAGAGGGCCGACCGAGAAGGACGCCGCACCTGGTTCCACCACAACCGCGTCCTCCTGTCGTTCCCCACGGTCTCCGCCTCGACGGCATCACACCCGTGCGGCACCGCGTGCCACCACACGACGTACACAAGCGCGTACCCACTGTTCTAGCGCCTCCGGGCGACGCAGTCCTGGAAACACCGGACCTGCGACGTGCACATCAAGCGCGCCTTTACGACTCCTTTTCACCGCCCACCAAAGATGGAGGAACCAGGGTGGCACTTGGTGCCGCCTGGCCCGTATCCCGTACCGGCGGAGCAACCGCCGGCGAGCGACAGGGGAAGAGATGCGCAGGACCTTGACGGACGCCGTACGCGCCGGCGTGGAACAACACCCCGAGCGGGCCGCGTTCGTGTACCTGCACGAAGACGGCCGGAAGATGCGGCCCGAGCGGCTCACATACAGGGAACTGGACCGCCGGGCCCGCTTGGTGGCCAGCCGGCTGCGCGAAGCTTCCCAGGGCGACGACTCACGCCCGGTACTGCTGCTCTACCCGCCCACACTGGACTTCGTCACCGCGTTCCTCGGCTGCTTCTATGCCGGGCGCACGGCCATCCCCGCACCGCTCCCCGACGAGCCGGGTGAGCGGCTCGCCCGGGTGACGGGCATCCTGCGGGACGCCTCGGCGAGCGCGGTACTGACGCTTCCCGAGCACCGGCAGGCCCTCGCCGCCTGGCTGGCCGCCTCCGAAGAACGCGATGTGGTGTGCCTCGCGGCCGGCGGCGACGACCCCACAGAGCCCGACGCCTGGTTCTCGCCGCAGGTACGGGACGAGGACGTGGCCTTCCTGCAGTACAGCTCGGGCTCCACCAGTGAGCCCAAGGGAGTCATGGTCACGCACGCCAATCTGGCTGCCAACCAGGAGGCCATCCAGCGGGCCATGGACACCAGAAAGGGCGTCGTCACCGGCAGCTGGCTGCCGCTCTACCACGACATGGGCCTCATCGGGATGACCCTGCACCCCCTGTGGATGGGCGGCACGAGCGTCCAGATGTCACCCATCTCGTTCATCAAGCAGCCGCACCGCTGGCTGCGCATGATTCACGACTACCGGGTCGAGGGCACCGCCTCACCCAACTTCGGCTACGAGCTGTGCACCCGCCGGGTCACCGAGGAACAGTCCGCCGGGCTCGACCTGTCCACCCTGCGCGTGGCACTCAACGGGGCCGAGCCGGTGCGCGCCGGCACCATCCGCGCCTTCAGCGCGCGCTTCGCCACCAACAGACTGCGCCCCCAGGCCATGCTCCCCTGCTATGGGCTGGCAGAGAACACACTGCTGGTCTCCGGCGGCGACACCGCCGGGCCGCACATCGAACTGAGCGTGGACGCCCAGGGTCTGGAGAAGGACGAGCTACAGCCCGCACAACCCGGCCGGGCGACCAGAACCCTGGTCGGCTGCGGCCGCCCGAAGGGCACCGAGGTCCTCATCGTGGACCCGATGACCCTCGAGGCACTGCCGGACGGCCGGGTCGGCGAGATCTGGCTGCACGGCCCCTCGGTGGCCGCCGGCTACTGGAACCGCCCCCAGGAGACCGCCGAGTCCTTCCAGGCGTCGACCGCGGACGGTCGCTCGGGGTACTTCCGCACCGGCGACCTCGGCGCCCTGCTCGGCGGGGAGTTGTACGTCACCGGGCGGATCAAGGAGATGCTCATCCACCACGGCCGCAACCTCTACCCGCAGGACATCGAGAATGCCGTGCAGGACTCGGGGCCCGCGTTCCGCCGTGGCGGCGGCGCCGTGTTCACCGTCTTGGACGAAGAGGCCGAGCGCGCCCATGTGGTGGTCGTGCAGGAGATCCGCCCGCGCACCTACGACGAGCCGGACCTGCCGGGACTCGCCGCGTCGGTACGGGAGTTGGTGAGCCGCGAGTTCCAGCTGCCCGCCGCGAGCGTGGTGCTGGTGCGACCCGGTGTGATCCGCAAGACCACCAGCGGCAAGACACAGCGCACCCTCATGAGGCAGCTCTTCCTCGACGGAGCCCTGCCCGTCCTGCACCAGCGCCTGGAACGACCGGTCGTGGCTCTGATCGACGGCGGCGCCGACAACACCCCGGAGTCCGCCCCGCTGGCCGCCCCCGGTCGCTGAGACCACCCGGACCCCCAAGGGAGAGGTACGCCATGCACATCGCCCCCGAAACCCGCCCCGAGAATCTGGACATCGCGTTGTCCGGCCTGACCGCTCCGGACCTCGAGCAGTGGCTCACCGACCGCGTTGCCTTCCATCTGCACCGGTCCGCCGATGAGATCGACCCGACCACACCGCTCGCCGACTACGGCATCGACTCGGTCGCGGCGATCGGCATCTGCGGCGAGATCGAGGAGCGGCATCGGCTGCCGGTCTCCCCGACCATCGCCTATGACTTCCCCACGGTCCGCGCGATCAGTACGCATCTCGCCGAACGCCTCGCCGACGGTAGCGGCGGAGGGGCGTCATGACCGACCGCGAACCGGTCGCGGTCGTCGGCCTCGACTGCCGCTTTCCGGGTGCCCGCGACCCGAAGGAGTTCTGGGAGCTCCTGATGGGGGGCCGGGACGGTACCCGCCGCGTCCCGGAACAGCGCTGGGACGCCGACCGCTACCACATGGCGCCCCCGACCAGTCCCGCCAGTACGTCCGAGGCCCGGCCGCCCGGCCGCAGCAACACCGTACGCGGTGGCTTCATCGACGATCCGGACGCCTTCGATCCACAGTTCTTCGGGATCTCACCACGCGAGGCGGCCGCCATGGACCCGCAGCAGCGGCTGCTGCTGCAGTGCTCCTGGCGCGCCATCGAGGATGCGGCGGTCGCCCCCGAGGACCTGGCCGGCACCGGAACCGGAGTGTTCGTCGGAGTCATGGCCAACGAATGGGCGTATCTGCAACTCTCGGACTACGACAGGATCACCGCCCGCTACG
This window contains:
- a CDS encoding VOC family protein; translated protein: MDITIHTSFLPHDDPDASLAFYRDTLGFEVRSDVGQGKMRWITVGPVGQPGTSILLAPPAVDPGVTEDERRTIAEMMAKGTYGWIMLATRDLDGTFEKVQAGDAEVVQEPTEQPYGVRDCAFRDPAGNLIRIQELR
- a CDS encoding MFS transporter, coding for MTTQPRLRTAEQVPVPVPDARRWWVLGVLLVSLLLVVLDTSILSVALKTLAQPESVGLGASQSELQWLVDSYTLVFAALLFTTGVLADRWGRKRTLVAGLVVFGACSLWSAYAGSADELIVARAGLGVGGALAMPATLAIIMNVFPPAEHAKAVGIWAGAAGLAVAIGPIAGGALLEHFWWGSVFLINIPIVAVGTVAALVVVPESRDPGRGGFDPAGVALSVVGLTLLVYGVIKGGESDDWAQAQVWGPVFGGLTVLAVFVAWERRTRRPALDIALFRVPRFSAAVSVIGLVFFALLGATFFLVFYLQSVRGWTPLEAGYCLLPLAVAQLAFSPPASLAAERIGIRPVCVTGMLLTTLAFLTVATIDEHTELWLLESVFFVLGVGIACVMPPATTAVMSALPRERAGTGSAVNTTFRQVGGALGVAVLGSVLSTVYRSEMADRLADLPAAVRDKAEESVESTLTVADSLGPRGSGLAAGAVDSFVSAMHVTALVAAGATLLGALVSLLFLPPRRSADRPTIQEAVRTDHTTEV
- a CDS encoding helix-turn-helix transcriptional regulator; the encoded protein is MTSRPAAAQRLSDLARLRRVRDRIDREYAQPLNVEALARGVHMSAGHLSRQFRLAYGEAPYAYLMTRRIERATALLRRGDLSVTEVCFAVGCSSLGTFSTRFTELVGMSPSAYRRRATGAAAGMPPCVAKAVTRPIRNREAPVT
- a CDS encoding acyl carrier protein, giving the protein MHIAPETRPENLDIALSGLTAPDLEQWLTDRVAFHLHRSADEIDPTTPLADYGIDSVAAIGICGEIEERHRLPVSPTIAYDFPTVRAISTHLAERLADGSGGGAS
- a CDS encoding AfsR/SARP family transcriptional regulator, which codes for MARIQGVYVSLHSAQNGQPLRYEVLGRLRVTRGDVDLTPAPPKIAKLLALLTVRAGETVPGDKLVAELWEQQPPRSATASLRVYVSQLRKLLSEPGRISPIITVSPGYILNVSTAQLDVRLFDELYEIGRSQYFAADHLAASEHLGQALAMWRGPVLDGIAGSLEINSFAAVEEEKRLNCIELNIESALALGRHYAVIEELKGLVVQHPLREPFYRQLMVALYRVGRQGDALGVYRRVRQIIREELGIEPGPPLRLAQEAILRADPAAGMTPSLR
- a CDS encoding fatty acyl-AMP ligase gives rise to the protein MRRTLTDAVRAGVEQHPERAAFVYLHEDGRKMRPERLTYRELDRRARLVASRLREASQGDDSRPVLLLYPPTLDFVTAFLGCFYAGRTAIPAPLPDEPGERLARVTGILRDASASAVLTLPEHRQALAAWLAASEERDVVCLAAGGDDPTEPDAWFSPQVRDEDVAFLQYSSGSTSEPKGVMVTHANLAANQEAIQRAMDTRKGVVTGSWLPLYHDMGLIGMTLHPLWMGGTSVQMSPISFIKQPHRWLRMIHDYRVEGTASPNFGYELCTRRVTEEQSAGLDLSTLRVALNGAEPVRAGTIRAFSARFATNRLRPQAMLPCYGLAENTLLVSGGDTAGPHIELSVDAQGLEKDELQPAQPGRATRTLVGCGRPKGTEVLIVDPMTLEALPDGRVGEIWLHGPSVAAGYWNRPQETAESFQASTADGRSGYFRTGDLGALLGGELYVTGRIKEMLIHHGRNLYPQDIENAVQDSGPAFRRGGGAVFTVLDEEAERAHVVVVQEIRPRTYDEPDLPGLAASVRELVSREFQLPAASVVLVRPGVIRKTTSGKTQRTLMRQLFLDGALPVLHQRLERPVVALIDGGADNTPESAPLAAPGR
- a CDS encoding alpha/beta hydrolase family protein, producing the protein MKFLFDDPAFDYEALRAAGYADLGGAQLGEVIAVASRIQDGDTDAWRREWTAMAERVHRLGTAALGEKRPVDARAALLRAHNYYRTAEFFLRDDPAHDPEAGRLMRLSKDTFAQAAELMERPPQFVRIPYENGSLPGHFYRADDSAGPRPTIIHHGGIDSTLEEGYFFVAAAAVARGYHCLCFEGPGQGSVLREQGLTFRPEWENVVAPAVDFALAQPGVDAGRLALIGTSLGGLLAVRAAAFEHRLAGCVAHDAVWQLGDVVALPPFVLEWVEQGCDDFANPVMYGIAIQQTFTRWLLRQALWTFGAETPAELLRRMPAFNLSEVVGQVRCPVLVLDAEEDMFFSGLEHAKKVHTGLNSAKTLHVFTADEGGGAHCHSGAMSLYHDRLFSWLAETLAPDRVPAT
- a CDS encoding TetR/AcrR family transcriptional regulator, translating into MEAHVQPEAEGDMPDGLRPASASGDRREPNAAPVRTARGGRQRDPAADRAILKSTLGLLGEGCSFSALSMDLVAQRASVARATIYRRWRNKEELVLAALSSLDLPIPPLDGLSVRDQLVSLVDQIRNRGQDTNLHRLLAGLLGEAVRRPQLVERFENSVVAARRDAMRRALREGMDSGELRPGLDVDQAIELLTGPMLSRLILRQRPVESAAFAESIVDTFLNGTRTRPEPR
- a CDS encoding 4'-phosphopantetheinyl transferase family protein is translated as MVEPGAASFSVGPLLPDSGPWGAVSENVRREGYAVCHGRLADWASAPCTPARELLGADWPRYQATREPTLRARLFGSRLLLRQAIAAAGGVDPAGVVLGRGARGRPGVIEPAGFDGGISHTAGLLVVGVSGTFRIGVDVEAQDRLLLTPGLPEKVCHPEELAALRLLPYAERNRMLVRLWTLKEAYAKALGIGLGLDFSRVHFQPRRVGRDTTLWRSRAAPDWHFQSGVVARHFVVACAVGPGAGL